Part of the Mycolicibacterium mageritense genome is shown below.
TTCCAGGCGATCATCCTGTACTGCGTGGTGCGCTTCGCGCTCGGCATGCACGCCGCGCATCCGCTCGCGATGCTCGGTTTCATGGTGTTGATCTCGTGCGCCTTCATCGCCGCGACACAGGCCATCAACGCGCTGGTGGGCCCCGCGGTGGGCCGGGTGCTCATCATGGCGCTGCTCATGCTGCAGCTGGTCAGCGCGGGCGGTATGTATCCCGTGGAGACCACCTCGAAGCCGTTCCAGGTATTCCACAGCTATGACCCGATGACCTACGGCGTCAACGGATTGAGACAGCTCATCCTGGGCGGCATCGACTACCGGCTGTGGCAGGCGATCATCGTGCTGGTGTTGATCTGGGCCGGCGCGCTGACCATCTCGTGCCTGTCCGCGCGGCGTAACCGGCTCTGGAACATCACCAGGCTGATCCCGGCGATCAAGATGTGATTCAGACCGCCTGAAGCAGTGCGGCATCCGCGAGCGGTCGGCTGCGCCGGCCGTGGATGTCGACGGGGACGTCGCCGGCCAGCGTGACACGGTGCATGACGCGGCGCTGGTTGTCGTAGTCGTCGACCGCGCGGTGCTGGGTGGCCCGGTTGTCCCAGATCGCGACGTCACCGGGTGCCCAGTTCCACCGGACGGTGTTCTCCGGCACGGTGATTCGCCGCTGGAGCAGTTCGAACAACACGTGCGACTCGTGGCTGTCCAGGCCGAGGAAGCCGCGCGCGAAGTCACCGGCCAGCAGGGTGCGCTCGCCGGTCTCGGGATGCACCCGCACCACCGGGTGTTCGGTGCGGAAATCAGGTTTCTCGAAGGCCGCGCGCAGCTGTTGCTGTTCGTCGCTCAGGGTGACGGTGAGCGCAGCGGCATAGTCGAACCGATTGCTGTGCACGGCCCACAGGTTCTCGGTGAGGCGCTTGAGCGGTTCGGGCAGCGCGTCGTAGGCCGCGGCGGTCGAGGCCCACAGCGTCGAACCGCCGTATTCGGGCAGCGTCACGGCGCGCAGGATCGAGATGGCGGGGTAGTCGGGCACGAACGTGACATCGGTGTGCCAGCGGGTGGCCTTGGCGTACTCGGAGTCGATCGGTGTGATGAGCGGTGCGCTGTCCTGTTTGAGGGCGTGGTGCCCGATCGGAGTGCCGAGGAGCCGGGCGAACGCGTGCTGCTGCTCGTCGGTGAGGTGGTGTTGGTCGCGGAAGAAGATCGCTCTGTGGCGCAGCAGGGCGCTGCGGATCTCGGCGACGGTGCGCTCGTCGAGGTCGCCTCCGAGGTGGACGCCGTCGACGCGGGCACCGATGCGGCTGCCCAACTTGGTCACGGTCAGGGATGAGGTGGAAGCGGTCATCGGATGTCCTTTTCACTGTTCGGACGTGGTGTAGTCAAGTGACTACACGCTGACGTCCGCTAGTGTAGCCACATGACTACACCGACGCCACCGGCGAACCCGGTCGGTCGTGAAGAAGTGGTCGCCGCGACGCTCGCTGCCGCGGCGGAACTGTTCGCCGAGCGCGGGCCGGCCGCCACGTCCATCCGCGACATCGCGACTCGGTCCAACGTCAACCACGGTCTGGTCTACCGGCACTTCGGCACCAAGGAGCGGTTGGTCGGCGCGGTGCTCGAACATCTCGGGTCCACGCTGACCACGCTGGTCAACGGCGGCGCGCCTGCCGACGAGATCGAACAGACCATGGACCGGCACATCCGGGTCATGGCCCGGGCGCTGCTCGACGGCTACCCGGTCGGGCAGTTGCAGATGCGATTCCCTGGCGTCACCCTGCTCCTCGAGCAGGTCTTGCCGCGCTCCGCTGACGAGCGTTCCGCGCGCCTGGCCGTCGCCAACGCCGTTGCGCTGCAAATGGGTTGGCGCCTGTTCGAGCCGTTCCTGCGATCCGCGGCAGGTCTGGAGGGCGTAAGCGACGCCGAGATCAAGGACAGCGTCGGCGCCGAGATCGCCCGAATGCTCGAACCCTGACGGTCAGCCCGGCCTGCGACGCACCGGTTCGCGACCGGGCGGCTGCGGAGGCGGCGGCAGCAGCGGCTGACGCGGCTGCACCGCGACAGTGGTCGGCTTGCGGGTGTTGAGCACCAGGTCTTTGCCGGCGTGCCGGATGGTCAATGACCCGTCGGGCCCGTCCCGCAACGTGTAGGTCACCTCGGCGTGCTCGGCCTGGATGGTCAGCCGGAAATCCTTCCACCGCAAGCGGAACCGCAGGCACGCGATGCCGTCGGGCAGGTGCGGATCCAGCGACAGGACGCCTTCGTCGTCACGCAGCCCGCCGAAGCCGGCGACCAACGCAATCCAGGCCCCGGCGAGCGACGCCATGTGCAGCCCGTCGCGGGTGTTGCGGTGCAGGTCGCGAAGATCGATCAGCGCGGCTTCGTACGCGTAATCGTGGGCCAGCTCCAGATGCCCCACCTCGGCGCACATGACCGCCTGCGTACACGCCGACAGCGACGAATCGCGCGTGGTGCGCCGCTCGTAGTAGTCGACGTTGCGCGCCTTCTGTTCCGGGGTGAAGGCATGGCTCTGCCACTGCATCGCCAGCACCAGGTCGGCCTGCTTGAGCACCTGGGCCGGGTAGAGCCGCACATACGGTTCGTTCAGCAGCAGCGGATAGACGGTGTTGGACGTGAAATCCCATTCGGCCAGCGTGGTGAAGCCGTCACACTGCGGGTGCACCCCGAGCTCTTCGTCGTAGGGGATGTGCGCGGCGCCGGCCGCGTCGCGCCACGCCGCGGTCTCCTCGTTGGTCA
Proteins encoded:
- a CDS encoding TauD/TfdA dioxygenase family protein, which gives rise to MTASTSSLTVTKLGSRIGARVDGVHLGGDLDERTVAEIRSALLRHRAIFFRDQHHLTDEQQHAFARLLGTPIGHHALKQDSAPLITPIDSEYAKATRWHTDVTFVPDYPAISILRAVTLPEYGGSTLWASTAAAYDALPEPLKRLTENLWAVHSNRFDYAAALTVTLSDEQQQLRAAFEKPDFRTEHPVVRVHPETGERTLLAGDFARGFLGLDSHESHVLFELLQRRITVPENTVRWNWAPGDVAIWDNRATQHRAVDDYDNQRRVMHRVTLAGDVPVDIHGRRSRPLADAALLQAV
- a CDS encoding TetR/AcrR family transcriptional regulator, translating into MTTPTPPANPVGREEVVAATLAAAAELFAERGPAATSIRDIATRSNVNHGLVYRHFGTKERLVGAVLEHLGSTLTTLVNGGAPADEIEQTMDRHIRVMARALLDGYPVGQLQMRFPGVTLLLEQVLPRSADERSARLAVANAVALQMGWRLFEPFLRSAAGLEGVSDAEIKDSVGAEIARMLEP